One Setaria viridis chromosome 7, Setaria_viridis_v4.0, whole genome shotgun sequence genomic region harbors:
- the LOC140220084 gene encoding zinc finger BED domain-containing protein RICESLEEPER 2-like, whose product MSSYRLEASGTSESTNNNSSQTPNRRAPVWEYYEPDLVEIDGVLKAICKYCGTKLTANRKSGTNSLRTHIAEHCPTIPSDDRNKFVATMKKKPVDSSFTFNQQRSRDLMIAWCVRADVAFNNFDDEGFEPWMESLQPAFRCIGRQMIRNECVAKFERAKIELRSELQSLNSRICFTSDLWTSNQKLGYICVTAHYIGPDFVLKKKIIAFKDLKYPHTGVAIEEAITTVLTDYGIKEKMFTITLDNAANNKAVCDLLQESGKSDMLFGGEHLLVRCCAHILNILVQDGMNIVSAMIELIRDLIRHINSSPSRIQDFNEIAQREYLAAKAGLVLDVPNRWNSTHAMIMEAVKYKIVLKRYAQANQQPFPTEDEFSKVEYIGEFLGVFEETTRAFSADRYATSHMFLDNVLCIHQTLNSPEWYKDEVIADLAKAMERKFDKYWNGNYNMVLVICSILDPRTKVDFLDFFYEKVCRNFIDIDLSKNQAKEWLCLYFRKYEEVIRQNDTNVVSQTGASRSMVNRSPVLVLGKRRLEQEFAEYRHQRRGTWIEKSELDAYLDEPPVRTDENFEILTWWKTNSNKYPVLSAMARDFLAIPLSTVSSESAFSLSGRILSDNRSSMTPETLEALVCCKDWLYKYPTNEGNFYCILVCY is encoded by the coding sequence ATGTCTTCTTATCGGTTAGAGGCCTCTGGTACTAGTGAGAGCACCAACAACAATTCCTCGCAAACACCAAACAGAAGGGCACCAGTCTGGGAATATTATGAGCCGGATTTGGTCGAGATAGATGGTGTCCTAAAAGCAATTTGCAAGTACTGTGGAACAAAGTTGACTGCGAACAGAAAATCAGGTACAAACAGCCTTCGAACTCACATTGCAGAGCATTGCCCCACAATCCCTAGTGATGATAGGAACAAATTTGTCGCTACAATGAAGAAAAAGCCTGTAGATAGTTCATTCACCTTTAATCAACAGAGAAGTCGTGACTTGATGATTGCATGGTGTGTTAGAGCTGATGTAGCATTCAATaattttgatgatgaagggtttGAGCCTTGGATGGAATCATTGCAACCTGCATTTAGATGCATAGGGCGACAAATGATTCGTAATGAATGTGTTGCTAAGTTTGAGAGAGCAAAGATAGAATTGCGAAGTGAACTTCAGAGTCTTAACTCTCGCATTTGCTTCACATCTGATCTTTGGACATCAAACCAAAAGTTGGGATATATTTGTGTGACAGCTCACTATATTGGCCCTGAttttgttttgaagaaaaagataattGCATTTAAGGATCTGAAGTATCCACATACGGGTGTAGCTATTGAGGAAGCCATTACAACTGTTCTAACAGATTATGGTATCAAAGAGAAGATGTTTACCATCACACTCGATAATGCAGCAAATAACAAGGCAGTTTGTGATCTTTTGCAAGAAAGCGGAAAGTCTGACATGTTATTTGGTGGTGAGCatcttcttgttagatgttgtGCTCATATACTCAACATTCTTGTCCAAGATGGTATGAACATTGTTAGTGCTATGATAGAGTTGATAAGAGACCTGATTAGGCACATTAACTCATCACCATCGCGTATCCAGGATTTCAATGAGATAGCTCAAAGGGAATATCTTGCTGCAAAGGCTGGTTTAGTCCTTGATGTTCCCAACCGTTGGAACTCAACCCATGCCATGATTATGGAGGCAGTAAAGTACAAGATCGTCTTGAAGCGATATGCCCAAGCAAATCAGCAACCATTTCCAACTGAAGATGAGTTTAGCAAAGTTGAGTATATTGGTGagtttcttggagtttttgaagAAACTACCAGGGCGTTCTCAGCTGATAGATACGCTACTTCCCACATGTTCCTGGATAATGTGCTTTGTATCCATCAAACTCTAAATAGTCCAGAATGGTACAAGGATGAGGTTATCGCAGATTTGGCAAAAGCAATGGAGAGGAAATTTGATAAGTATTGGAATGGAAATTACAATATGGTCCTTGTTATTTGCAGCATACTTGATCCAAGAACAAAAGTTGACTTcttagacttcttttatgagaaGGTGTGCAGGAACTTTATTGACATTGACTTGAGCAAAAATCAGGCTAAAGAGTGGCTTTGCCTATATTTTAGGAAGTATGAAGAGGTTATTAGACAAAATGATACAAATGTAGTATCACAAACTGGTGCGTCCAGGAGCATGGTGAACCGTTCTCCAGTGCTAGTTCTTGGAAAAAGAAGACTAGAACAAGAATTTGCTGAATATAGGCATCAGAGGAGAGGGACTTGGATTGAAAAATCAGAACTTGATGCATATCTAGATGAACCACCAGTGAGAAcagatgaaaattttgaaattctGACTTGGTGGAAGACAAACTCCAACAAGTACCCTGTGCTGTCAGCGATGGCACGCGATTTCTTAGCAATTCCACTCAGCACCGTTTCTTCTGAATCAGCATTCAGCTTGAGTGGTCGGATTCTTAGTGACAATCGAAGCTCAATGACACCAGAAACTCTTGaagctttggtctgttgcaaaGATTGGCTGTACAAGTATCCCACCAATGAAGGTAATTTTTACTGCATATTAGTATGTTACTAA
- the LOC117863773 gene encoding psbQ-like protein 3, chloroplastic produces MASRLAVRAPSATLSRAENTSPGPKPPSNSGQKHKRSATTSRRLATTAAALLASRLLAPAASIAAGAFDLRLTLPEQSSEEAEAVVRTHARNLLQVKQFVDAGAWRELQAALRASASNLKQDLYAIIQARPGDQRPELRRLYSDLFNSVTSLDYAARDKDEVQVRQYYGNIVSALDEIFAKIM; encoded by the exons ATGGCATCGCGGCTCGCCGTCCGGGCGCCCTCCGCGACCCTGTCACGGGCCGAAAACACGTCCCCGGGCCCCAAGCCACCGAGCAACAGCGGGCAGAAGCACAAGAGATCAGCCACCACCAGCCGGAGGCTTgcaacgacggcggcggcgctcctggcGTCCCGGCTGCTGGCGCCCGCGGCGagcatcgccgccggcgcgttCGACCTGCGGCTCACGCTGCCGGAGCAGTCCAgcgaggaggccgaggccgTGGTGCGGACCCACGCGCGGAACCTGCTGCAGGTGAAGCAGTTCGTCGACGCCGGGGCGTGGCGGGAGCTGCAGGCGGCGCTGCGCGCCAGCGCGTCCAACCTCAAGCAGGACCTGTACGCCATCATCCAGGCCAGGCCAGGGGACCAGCGCCCCGAGCTCCGCAGGCTCTACTCCGACCTCTTCAACAGCGTCACCAGC CTGGACTACGCGGCCAGAGACAAGGACGAGGTCCAGGTGCGGCAATACTACGGCAACATCGTCTCCGCCCTCGACGAGATTTTCGCCAAGATCATGTAG
- the LOC117863772 gene encoding uncharacterized protein isoform X1 gives MADDPNMNFGAFSQSLCNQHVVSFQPSPTTSGSGSMPAYLDCSTGMDASVGMLSSTPSVVVSTGSSNLPADPGPNLKYGAPLAADWTHLELQILRDGLEKYVHEQGIMKYIKIAASLPNKTVRDVAMRCQWVGKKVNTRRRKPQEHHTGRNIKERKDKFVEPALWGANRPLQTGMRANSFVPHNVQNNLFVSGASEIDRPVQHLLEENNWLLNQIETNILTFQAQNNIDLFHRAKRNINDLQHITTQLPGMSTKMPPLRVSVNESLASFVLPGISMDQVLGSNHLKEEPRGW, from the exons ATGGCAGACGATCCTAATATGAATTTTGGGGCGTTTTCCCAATCACTCTGCAACCAGCATGTAGTTTCATTTCAGCCAAGCCCAACCACTAGTGGGTCAGGAAGCATGCCAGCGTACCTGGATTGTTCCACTGGAATGGATGCCAGCGTGGGGATGTTGAGCAGCACACCTTCAGTGGTTGTTTCTACTGGTTCATCTAATTTGCCAGCTGATCCCGGACCCAACCTCAAATACGGAGCGCCGCTGGCTGCGGATTGGACACATCTTGAGCTTCAAATTCTGAGAGATGGCCTGGAGAA ATATGTTCATGAACAAGGCATCATGAAGTATATAAAGATAGCAGCATCATTACCAAACAAGACAGTAAGAGACGTTGCAATGAGGTGCCAGTGGGTAGGG AAGAAAGTAAATACAAGGCGAAGGAAGCCTCAAGAACACCATACAGGCAGaaatataaaagaaagaaag GATAAATTTGTAGAGCCTGCACTATGGGGAGCAAATCGTCCTCTTCAAACTGGCATGAGAGCCAATTCATTTGTGCCGCATAATGTTCAAAACAATCTGTTTGTATCTGGAG CCTCTGAGATAGACCGTCCAGTGCAGCATCTACTGGAGGAAAATAATTGGCTTCTTAATCAAATAGAAACAAATATTCTGACATTTCAG GCTCAGAACAACATTGATCTCTTCCATCGGGCAAAGAGGAACATTAATGATCTTCAACATAT CACTACCCAACTGCCTGGAATGAGTACCAAGATGCCTCCGCTTCGCGTCTCAGTGAATGAAAGTCTTGCTAGCTTCGTGCTTCCTGGCATTTCAATG GACCAAGTTCTTGGAAGCAACCATTTGAAGGAGGAGCCAAGAGGATGGTAG
- the LOC117863772 gene encoding uncharacterized protein isoform X2 — translation MADDPNMNFGAFSQSLCNQHVVSFQPSPTTSGSGSMPAYLDCSTGMDASVGMLSSTPSVVVSTGSSNLPADPGPNLKYGAPLAADWTHLELQILRDGLEKYVHEQGIMKYIKIAASLPNKTVRDVAMRCQWVGKKVNTRRRKPQEHHTGRNIKERKDKFVEPALWGANRPLQTGMRANSFVPHNVQNNLFVSGASEIDRPVQHLLEENNWLLNQIETNILTFQAQNNIDLFHRAKRNINDLQHICCSCC, via the exons ATGGCAGACGATCCTAATATGAATTTTGGGGCGTTTTCCCAATCACTCTGCAACCAGCATGTAGTTTCATTTCAGCCAAGCCCAACCACTAGTGGGTCAGGAAGCATGCCAGCGTACCTGGATTGTTCCACTGGAATGGATGCCAGCGTGGGGATGTTGAGCAGCACACCTTCAGTGGTTGTTTCTACTGGTTCATCTAATTTGCCAGCTGATCCCGGACCCAACCTCAAATACGGAGCGCCGCTGGCTGCGGATTGGACACATCTTGAGCTTCAAATTCTGAGAGATGGCCTGGAGAA ATATGTTCATGAACAAGGCATCATGAAGTATATAAAGATAGCAGCATCATTACCAAACAAGACAGTAAGAGACGTTGCAATGAGGTGCCAGTGGGTAGGG AAGAAAGTAAATACAAGGCGAAGGAAGCCTCAAGAACACCATACAGGCAGaaatataaaagaaagaaag GATAAATTTGTAGAGCCTGCACTATGGGGAGCAAATCGTCCTCTTCAAACTGGCATGAGAGCCAATTCATTTGTGCCGCATAATGTTCAAAACAATCTGTTTGTATCTGGAG CCTCTGAGATAGACCGTCCAGTGCAGCATCTACTGGAGGAAAATAATTGGCTTCTTAATCAAATAGAAACAAATATTCTGACATTTCAG GCTCAGAACAACATTGATCTCTTCCATCGGGCAAAGAGGAACATTAATGATCTTCAACATAT ctgctgctcctgctgctaa